TTCGATCTTCGCGGAGATGTAGCTGTCCAATCGGTAGCCGCAGGTTCGCCCGCCCACGAGGCAGGAATCCGCCAGAACGATACACTGGTTTCCATTTCCGGTACCAGTGTCGAAACGCTCGCCGACGCCGCCGGCGAGACTTGGGAACGTGCCGCCAGAGTTAACAGGATGCTGGCGGAAACAGCCTCCGATGGCCGGTTGCATATTGAACTTGCCGAGGATGGGCACCGCGCCACATCGTTTGTACTCGAACCTGTAAAACTGTGCGCCTCGCGTTTCGAATTGCAAAGCGGAAACAGCAAGGCTGCCGCAGACGGCGAACGCGTGCTGGTCGGCAATTCGTTCCCCGGCTTCGGGTACTCGGATCCAAAATTCGCCGCTGCCCTCGCCCACGAAATGGCGCATAATCTCCTCGGCCATCTCGATCACTTCGAGAAGTATGGAAGGCGTGGCGGCCGCGTTCGCAATAGCGAGCGCGATGCCGACCGGTTAATGCCGTGGCTGCTTTATAACGCGGGATACGATCCGCAGGCGGCCGTAGACTTCATGCGGGATTGGGGCCCGAGGCACGGAGGCGGTATCCTTCGAAAGCGCACTCATGACGGGTGGGATGAAAGGGTGGAATTTATCCAGGCCGAGTTACCCCGGATCGAAGCTGTCTCGATCAACGGCAAGGCCGATTGGCGAACCAAATTCGTCCCGTTCCTCAAAGAGGATGATTGACGAAAACTCGGGGTTACAGAGTAGCGGCTTACTCTGCGGCCTCTGCAAACTGGCTGCCGGATCTCAAATTGGCGACCTCGCTTCCCAGGACTTTTACTAGCCCGGCGAGCAGCCGTGCAACTCCCCCCAACCGCGCGCTTGGCTGGTCGAGACGGGCATCCAGGTAGAGTGATCGGCACACCTCGATCTGCAGAGCATGCAAACCGCGTTTCGGCATTCCATGCCTGTCGAGCACGTACCCGCCCGAGTAAGGGCGATTGTGCGTTGCAAGGCGACCATTCCGAGAGAGATACCCGAGCGTTTCGGCCGAAATGGTCCCGCTGCAGCTTGTGCCGAACCTGTCACCGATCACGAATTCGGGCCTCGCTCCTCCGTACGCCCGATCGCTTAGAGGTGGCATCGAATGCAGGTCCACCAGCAATGCCGCTCCCCAGCGGTCCCGCAGCGTTTCCAGCGCCTTGCCGAGCGCGCTATGATAGGGGCGATGGATCGTCTCGATGCGGCGATCGAGTTCGGTCCTTTCGATAGGATCCCGCCAAATCTCGCCGACACCCGACAGTCGCCGAGGGATCAAGCCAAGGCCGCTACGCGCACGGCGGTTTGCGATTGAGTGAGACAGCGTCCGCTTGCCGCTCCCTGAAATCATGCCCCAGTCCACATCGTCGGGTGCGCGATTGAGGTCGATCTCGGCTCGCGGAGCCTTTGCAACCAGAAGTGCTGCGCCGCTGGCTTCCGCAACGGCTTCTGCCAGACGGTCGACATACCGGTCCTCCAGCCGCAATTTGCATGACGGATCGCGAAAAGACTGCTCGACCCTCTCGGTATAGCGCCTTCCCCCGTGAGGTGCGGCAATGAGGACCGGTATCGGCGATCGTTCCCCAAGCTTCAGCTCGAAAGGAGCGCAATCGGCAGGATCCGTATCACCGTCGGTGTTTTGGCGCGAAGTCATGGCGTCAGGGATGGCGGACTGTGTTAGGCAAGTCAAAATCGATTGCGCCAAACAGGGACACGGACCAAATCCTATCAAGATTTGTTAAGCGGTTTCGGTTAGGAAGATTCCCATGAGTGAGCCGAACCACCAGCGAATCCTGCTTGCAGAAGACGACGACGCAATGCGCACCTATCTGGAGCGCGCCCTCGACAACGCAGGATACGTCGTCGACTCGGTTGACCGCGGCACGGCTGCGGTACCGCTGCTGGAACGCAACGAATACGACCTGCTCCTGTCCGACATCGTCATGCCGGAAATGGACGGGATCGAGCTGGCTCAGAAATGCAACGAGATCAGCCCTGGCACGAAGGTCATGTTCATCACGGGCTTTGCAGCCGTGACGCTCAAAGCAAGTGCTGAGCAACCGAATGCCAAGGTGCTCTCCAAGCCTTTCCACCTGCGCGATCTCGTTCTCGAAGTGGAACGCGTGCTGGGCAGCCAGGTCAGCGCACAACTTTTGTAAAGCAGTACCGTTTTGCCCCTTGCGCGGCCGGTGAGGCCCCGCTAATGGGCGCGCCTGTCGATTACTTCGGCACGTTCGATAGCGTGGGCGTATAGCTCAGTGGTAGAGCACTATGTTGACATCGTAGGGGTCCCAAGTTCGAACCTTGGTACGCCCACCATCGAACCCCGATAACCGCAAGATCCAGGAATTCCGGCTCCCAACCCGGCCAGCGGTTTCGGTTACCTCAAAAAATCTGCTAAAAACTTCTGGAAATCCGCTGCGCTTGCGACGGCGGAGGTTGCCTTCGAGGCAATTGGTTTCCATGGCTGGAGTGTACCGATAAATCGGACACATCCATGCGGCGTCGCAAGCCAAAGGTATTGAGTTTTGACCAAACGGGCTCTGATAACCGGCATCACCGGTCAAGACGGCGCCTATTTAGCACGCCTTCTGCTCTCCAAGGGGTACGAAGTGCACGGGGTCAAGCGGCGATCCTCCTCATTCAATACCGCACGTATCGAGGACATCTACGAAGATCCGCACGCGCCTGATCCAAGTCTCTTCCTCCACTACGGTGACATGACGGATGCAAGCAACCTCATCAGGTTGATGCAGGAAATACAGCCGGACGAAATCTATAACCTCGCTGCGCAGAGCCACGTTCGCGTCAGTTTCGAAACCCCCGAATACACCGCAAATGCGGATGCGACGGGTACCCTGCGACTGCTCGAGGCAATCCGGATCCTCGGGCTCGAGCGGAAAAGCCGTTTCTTCCAGGCGTCTACCAGTGAAATGTACGGGGACGCAGCTCATTGCCCCCAAAATGAAGAGACCCCGTTTCGCCCGCGAAGCCCATACGCAGTAGCCAAGCTTTATGCCTACTGGATCACGGTCAATTATCGAGAGGCCTACGGAATTCACGCATCGAACGCGATCGCGTTCAACCACGAAAGCCCCTTGCGCGGCGAAACATTCGTGACCCGCAAGATTACGCGCGCCGCGGCTGCCATTGCCCACGGCAAGCAGGAGAAGCTCTTTCTCGGCAACCTCAACGCACGCCGGGATTGGGGCCACGCCCGTGAATTCGTCGAAGCTATATGGCTCATGCTGCAGCAGGACGAACCAGACGACTACGTCCTGGCGACCGGCAAGACGACCGAGGTCCGCGAGTTCGTACGTTGGGCATTCGATGATGCCGGTATCCCCGTCGAATTTGTCGGAGAAGGTCTGGAGGAGAAGGCGATCGCCAAATCGGATGGCCGTGTCCTGGTCGAGATCGACGAGCGCTATTTCCGACCAACCGAAGTCAAAGCCCTGCAAGGCGACGCCAGCAAGGCCGAGCGCATTTTGGGCTGGAAGGCTCAGACCAGTGCCCGCGAGCTCGCCCGTGAGATGGTCGAGGCGGACAGGACCGCGCTTCAGGCCGCACTCACGAATGAATAGCCTGCCCTATTCACTGGACCGTAAGCGGGTCTACATCTCCGGCCATCTCGGGATGGTGGGTTCTGCCATTGTCAGGCGGCTTGAAAGCGAAGACTGCATAGTCCTTTTCGCTGACCGTTCCATCGATTTACGCGAACAGGCGCAGGTGCGTAATTTCTTTCGTGATACGCGACCGGAGGTCGTGATCGTCGCTGCCGGCAAGGTCGGGGGAATCCTGGCGAACTCCGCATATCCCGCCCAGTTTCTCTACGACAACCTCATGATCGCAGCCAACACGATCCACGCTGCGCGCGAGGTTGCAGCTGAAAAGCTGCTCTATCTCGGCTCGTCATGCATCTACCCGAGGGAGGCGGAGCAGCCGATTTCGGAAGAGAGTTTGCTTTCAGGGCCACTCGAACCGACCAATGAATGGTATGCACTGGCAAAGATCGCAGGGGTAAAATTGTGCCAATCCTATCGCCGCGAATACGACTGCGATT
This DNA window, taken from Qipengyuania seohaensis, encodes the following:
- a CDS encoding M48 family metalloprotease, yielding MAHNLLGHLDHFEKYGRRGGRVRNSERDADRLMPWLLYNAGYDPQAAVDFMRDWGPRHGGGILRKRTHDGWDERVEFIQAELPRIEAVSINGKADWRTKFVPFLKEDD
- a CDS encoding N-formylglutamate amidohydrolase is translated as MTSRQNTDGDTDPADCAPFELKLGERSPIPVLIAAPHGGRRYTERVEQSFRDPSCKLRLEDRYVDRLAEAVAEASGAALLVAKAPRAEIDLNRAPDDVDWGMISGSGKRTLSHSIANRRARSGLGLIPRRLSGVGEIWRDPIERTELDRRIETIHRPYHSALGKALETLRDRWGAALLVDLHSMPPLSDRAYGGARPEFVIGDRFGTSCSGTISAETLGYLSRNGRLATHNRPYSGGYVLDRHGMPKRGLHALQIEVCRSLYLDARLDQPSARLGGVARLLAGLVKVLGSEVANLRSGSQFAEAAE
- the cpdR gene encoding cell cycle two-component system response regulator CpdR; amino-acid sequence: MSEPNHQRILLAEDDDAMRTYLERALDNAGYVVDSVDRGTAAVPLLERNEYDLLLSDIVMPEMDGIELAQKCNEISPGTKVMFITGFAAVTLKASAEQPNAKVLSKPFHLRDLVLEVERVLGSQVSAQLL
- the gmd gene encoding GDP-mannose 4,6-dehydratase encodes the protein MTKRALITGITGQDGAYLARLLLSKGYEVHGVKRRSSSFNTARIEDIYEDPHAPDPSLFLHYGDMTDASNLIRLMQEIQPDEIYNLAAQSHVRVSFETPEYTANADATGTLRLLEAIRILGLERKSRFFQASTSEMYGDAAHCPQNEETPFRPRSPYAVAKLYAYWITVNYREAYGIHASNAIAFNHESPLRGETFVTRKITRAAAAIAHGKQEKLFLGNLNARRDWGHAREFVEAIWLMLQQDEPDDYVLATGKTTEVREFVRWAFDDAGIPVEFVGEGLEEKAIAKSDGRVLVEIDERYFRPTEVKALQGDASKAERILGWKAQTSARELAREMVEADRTALQAALTNE
- a CDS encoding GDP-L-fucose synthase family protein, which codes for MNSLPYSLDRKRVYISGHLGMVGSAIVRRLESEDCIVLFADRSIDLREQAQVRNFFRDTRPEVVIVAAGKVGGILANSAYPAQFLYDNLMIAANTIHAAREVAAEKLLYLGSSCIYPREAEQPISEESLLSGPLEPTNEWYALAKIAGVKLCQSYRREYDCDFISAMPTNLYGPGDNYDPQTSHVLPALIKKAHEAKASESHFLEVLGSGKPKREFLHVDDLADACIYLLSHYSGAEPINVGSGHELSIAELANLVCSIVGFYGQLRFDPTMPDGTPRKRLDTSRLDELGWMPSIPLGRGIADTYASVKSEL